Part of the Metarhizium brunneum chromosome 6, complete sequence genome is shown below.
GCAAAGCTTCGCTCTGGCAGCGTCACCGCGGGTCCCGTCTACCAGCGCTCCAAGTACCTCATCCCCTTGTCTGCCTTCACTGAAGAGTCGCAAACCTTGCAACCTGGCCTGGCTTTGGAAGTTTCCAGCTACCCGACTTGGTTGCAAGACGTGACCAGCGCTTCACCCACTTCAAGAATCGCGGCTTCTTGGTTTCCAGCGAGGAAGGACTGTGGGAGAATCTAACGAAGCAGACACTGcgcctcggccgtggccagaTGGCTCCTCTCGACTACGCCTTTGTCTCTACAGGACAGGGCGCCCAGTGGCCGCAGATGGGCAAGAAACTACTGGACGAGTTTCCTATATTAGCAGTCGCCATTTCCAAGATGGACTCGGTGCTGGACTCGGTGCTGGCCGCTCTGTCACACCCGCCGTCGTGAACCATCGCCGGAGCCCTCCGACAGCCCAAAGAGACGAGCCAGATCGGTGCGGTGACGCACTCGCAGCCGCTCTGCACCACCGTTCAAATCGGCCTCGTCAAGTTGCTGTCCAGCTGGGGCATCAACCCCCGCGCTGTGGTTGGCCACTCGTCCGGTGAGATGACTGCTGCGTTTGCATCTGGCAAGATTACCTTGGCGGAAGCCATCATCGCTGCCTATCACCGCAGATACGCCGTGGGCGTCCTGACACACTGTGGCAAGTATCAAAGTTTGGTCGCCAATGCTATCCCTAAGCTTGACGTCTCACCGAGCATGGTTTCTGACGCCACCTTGTATTCCTCGGTGACGGGCTATTCTCACCACGGCCCCTTTGATGCAGCATACTGGCGAGCCAATTTGGAAAGCCCCATGCTCTTTGTGGACGCACTTTCAGAACTGGCCAGGGGTGGCAAATACACCTTGATCGAGCTCGGTCCACACTCAGCCCTAGAGCTGCCCATTAAACAAACGCGAGCACATCTCAAGCTGGAAGAAACTTGGCTATCCTACTTTGCAGCCCTGCGTCGAGGCAAAGATTCTGTCGACAAAGTACTCGACCTCGTCGGATCTCTGTGGCTGTCTGGCCACAATGTTGTTTAGAGCAAAGCCAACGACACTGGATTCGGCAAGGAATGGACGCCAAGTGTCATTGCCAACCTGCCGCCATACTGTGCTGGGCCTATGACAGCATCCTCTGGAACGGAAGCCGCCTTAGTCTTGAGTTCCGCAATCGCGAATTCGAGCGCCACGAGCTGCTCGGCTCCGAGGTGCCTGGTGGGAGCGACACAGACGGGAACTGGCGGAACCTCTTGTGACTGGATCATCTGCTGTGGCTGTCGGATTATAGGCTCGACGACACCGTTATTGTGCCCGGCGGTGCTTTCCTTGCCATGGTCATGGAGGCCGTGAGCCAGACGACAGGAGGGAGCCTAAGCCCGGGCACCGGCCTGGAGATGCGaaacgtcaactggtgcataTCGTTGCTGCGTTGACTATCCCTGCCACCGCGAACAGCAGTACCGAGCTTTTCACTGACCTCCGCAAGTCGCCCATTACCAACATGTCCAGCTCCGAAACATTGTGGGACTTCAAGTTGACCATATACCGGGAGGGCGTACCCGTCTTACATGCCACCGGTACCATTGCCATCCACGAGTCAGCCGCTGCCGAAGCCATCGAACCGCGCATCCGGCTATCCGAGGCAGAACTGGAGTCATCGGCCAAGCAAATCTGGTATCAGCGATTTGGGAAGGGTGGGCTCAACTACGGACCCCTCTTCCAATCGGTCAACGAGATCTGGGTTCTGCGCTCCTCGGCGGACAAAGTTGTCTTGGGCATGGTTCGGTTGGAGCAGAAGTCGGCGGTCGATGGGTCTGCGCCGGCGAGGTATCTCTTCCACCCCATTACCTTGGAGGTCATGGTCCAGgcgggcatcttggccacggTCGCTGGTCATACACGCGAGATGCAGGGTTTTTCGTGCCTACCAAGTTTGCCAGCGCCTCGTTCCGCGTCCCGCTGCCCCAGGACAGTAACGGGATGCCTCAAAACGAGGTTGAGCAAAGGTGGCAGATCCAGGCGACAGCACAGACTTCTGGCATCAACTCGGCCGTGTTCTAGGCTGAACTACTGACGCCTGGTCAGTCCTCCGTGGCCGTAATGTAGGAGTCGCGTCTGCAGACCTACACGGCCTCGACGAACCAAGGCGCCAGGGGTCTGGCACGTTACCCGACGTTGCGTGTCGTCTGGAAACCGGACGTGCAGGGACCTGAGCTTCTGCGCGAAGCGGATCTAACCAAATACCTCAATCACTTCCTCGCCGAGGCCCATTCCCCAGTCGGCAAGGACGATGGTCTCATCAAGCTGGGTGCCGCCATCAGTCTCATCAGCCACCGAAACACGCGCTTGTCCATCATTCTGGAGCTggcggccgtcttggctctcGTCCCATAAGAAATCCAGTCCGCGCTACCAGCTGCGATGGACGCAACCAAATCAGTGCTCCTTGATGGTTCCGGGGCTGTTCTTTTGGCTTCTCCCAATCTGAATAGGCCAAAGCTTTCCGGGGTTACTGAAAAGGCCGTCGTGATTATTGAGCACACCGAAACTGGTTTGGGAGACTCTCTGCAGTTAGCCGTGACGAATACCGGAGCAGCCGCACAACGCATTCTGTTTGCCCATGTGACGGAAGCCACTCGTCTCAAGGAAGCTACGGCCATCTCCCTCCTAGAGGCCGAATTACCTCTATTGGCTGGCATAACTGACAGCGAGATGCGTCGCCTGAAGCTGTTGAcaggccaggccaagaacGTACTCTGTGTCACAGCCGGCGACCTCCTCAACGGAAAGACGCCCCAGATGGGACTGGCAGCAGGCCTCTCCCACGCGCTGATGCTTGAGAAGTCGTCTCTACGTCTCATGGTGTACGATACTGACAAGAGGGCGGAGGCGGACTGCGAAGCGCAAAACCTGCTGCAGATTCTGACGTCGTCGCAGATGACCGGATCCGATTTGGAGTACGTCGAGAATGACGGGACTGTGCACATGGCGCGTTTCGTGCCGGATACCAAGATAAATGCCTTGTTCCAGCTAGCGCAAGACACAACAGTAAGTAAAATGACAGGACAACCCATTCAACTGGCCATTGTGCACCCGGGCTAGTTCGACTCGATCCAGTCCACTTCCGCGCCATTGAGCCGCCACCAAAAGGTCTGGCCGAGGATGACATCAAGATGTCGGTCAAGGCAGTTGGTCTCAATGCCAAGGACTTGTACTTGCTCACCAGCAAAGCCGATACGCCCGGGGCCACGTGCGCCCTTGAATTTTCCGGCGTCGTCGATTTATAGTATTCATTTATTAAGTAATCGTAATTTATACTAGTTATACTTTCTTAGATAGTAATTAGATAGTAATTAGATTAAATAgtagtataattaaatagaTTATTTGTtgtataatatataagagaGCTAGTAACTGGAAAGCCTTAAGCCTTATTAGGTTGGTGGTAATAGCGTtcttagctttatatatagctagcttATTAAggctttaaataatattcttattatataatattattatacccCTTTTAATAGTATAAGCTAGGCtttagatttattatttaaaggtaataaataagtattttttagtattctttttaaagtaaaactcttacttaaaaaaaagctaataattaggttttttaatgtttaaataatatttctaGATCTGGAATACTTTACTTAGTTAGCGTTAAAGGTCTTATAAAGTAGGGAGATAAAGCTGATATAAGAGTCTAAGTAGTTCTTAGTGCTAATAGCAGATttttatttagttataaAGTTACTTGCtagtttctttttattataataagtataaataaCAGAAATTAAATTATcttaaacttataaataaataaacctagaacttattatattataaaagacAATCGCGAGTCGCTGTTATTATTGCGTGCTTTCGCCGGCGTATAAAATTATAGATCACgttttaagctagtaaatttaatatattataatatatatactattttttaaattatatattattatttaattagctaggtataactattagttatattactagtaggtcctggtaataagctagccttttttttattttttttatattaatttattaaattaaattataataaaaaaaataaaaaaaaaaggctagttaattaccaggacctactagtaatataattaatagctatacctagctaatttaatagtaatatataatttaaaaaacacTATATAtacgtattataatatattaaatctactagcttaaaaggtaatttataaccttatatactaataaaagcctataactttatatattagagATAcatataataataataataactcGTAACCACgtaagttataccctaaaaaacttagagtaatctaatataatataaattaataaagtcctgacttttataaagcctattatcTTCCCTATAATTACCCTGTTTTGCCTCTATAcacctaatttaaataaatcGCTCTGTAAACTATAAGTTGACGTTAGTAACATGCACTTAAACGTAAGCATAAGTGTCTTATGGGGATATGCTGAGATTGATAGTACCAACGCAGCTACTCGTAGGTCTCCGGCTTTACATCGCTCCCTGAAGCACTTACTGATATCAGACTTGGTCGGCAATCAACAACCATAACCATGACCAGTgctaaaaaaggtaataagcctaatataagtaagttacttattataattttagggattaaagctaataagcttaaaagggtaataaaaaagctattattataaaagatattaataagaaaaaaaatatattattaaaagctaaaaatattaaaaaagttaaaaaacttaataaaataactaaaaaaaataaaaaaaaaaaaaaaataagggggaaaattaagaagaatattataaagctaattaataaaaagtagctttatgttatagttttcccctttattataaagggttatattaatttattaaaaatattacAAAAGATAATAAAAAGCCTTATATAAGTAAAGTTTTCTTATAAGGTAgaatatttataaataatttatagGTATATAGCTAGGCTTTACTTTTTAGGTAGAGCTATCCAGTTgcttcttattttatattaaactATATAAAATCTGGACTAATTAGATCTGGGAAAACTTTTATATATCCTTGTCCGTACTAAACCCTTATAAGAACTAATATAATACAGCCTTCGgctaaataataataaaaattcaatatttttttattagctttataagaaattaatattactagtaataaaatataaattatatatatttaaaagtctaaaaaaagaaaagctattacttatatataacttaatattatagcttttataattaatattattaccttaaataacttttattataaattattttataagccTAGCTAAGAATactaaaataaattaatattaatacaACTAATCAGGGTAATTATAGGCCGGAGCAGATTGGTCTGACCGAACAACGCCACATCGTGGGCCAATAATTATCACAACATTCTTAATAGGTCAAGAAAAAGCCAAATGCAAGACATCCAGTAACACCGTATTTTGGCTGTACCTAGTCCAGAGAACCGTAACGGACCAAGCGACACACCATAAACGTATCGCGATGCGTCAGGCACACTAGCCGAGTATTTTCAAGTATTCAATTAATTTACACCAGACTCACGTGTGTAATATCGCGAACCTTGTAATTTGGTATTGCGGCCGTATGTAAGCCAATCTGCAAGCTAAAGCCAGCCGCAGGCCAGagctcgtcgccggcggcccTTGGCAGGTCCCCGAAAGGCCCCCAAAGGATCAACTCTAATTTAAACGTCTCTCAATGTTATCAAATGTCAATTGACAGGTTATTCTCGCCCGCTTTGCTTACCCCTAGGACAACTCGTTCGTTGGCATCAGGGTCTTGTGCCACTATAGCATATTATATATTCGCATAAAATATCATGcaatttttttatataaactCGACCCTTTACGTGTGTTGAACTGTGCCCGTACCATCGAGTTCGGCTTCCTGCACCGTTAGAGCCTTGGCACCGTGCCAGCACCCCCTGGACCGTCCCTCTACGGTCCGACACGCCTATAATTTACTAGTTGACATGCACTATTGGCAAAAGCAttgaccacatgtgcagctgGGCAGTtcccaggtgccatgtctacgcatatgtacatatgtccTCAGGGTGAAGTCTGGTTGGTCCGTGCTACTTGACTTAATAAACAAAGGGGAGCCCACGAATTCTCACGTCAAAGGTATAAAAGCTTGCAGATTTGTACAGTCACACCAGCATCAGCTGATGAATCggctttgccttgccaaTCCCCGCACAACAGAAAGTCGAACCATCCAGCCCAATGCATCTCCTTCGCACAGCATGGCTCCTCGCCATGACAGCCGCTGCGTGCACATCGCAGCGCATGTCAACCCACATGCTCGATAGCATTGTCGCTCGCAAACAAGGCGTCGTCGACTCGGGCGCAGCAAGCAGCACTCTTGAGAGCGGGATCCTCGCCCAAGCAATCGAAGACATCATTGCGTTATACCCAAAGACTAAATGCCAATACAACCGTTACCTCTCGTCGGTTTTAGACATTGCCTCTGCGCCTTTAACCAATGCTACCATCGCTGCCACGAAACCACTCGATCGATTCTCCCTCGCAACAGCCATCCACACCGCCCTCACATCAAAAGTCGCGCCCGTCACTGCACAATCCCAAAACGCCTACCAAGCAATCAATGCCTCCTTGGCACTACAGACTAGAAACGCCGCTGGAGGGCTATGGTATTACGTCTACCCAGAATGGAGCTACCTCGACGGCATGTTCTCCCTCTTGCCATTCATGTCAACGTATGCCCCCGCGCACACAAACCTGACAGACATGGTTCTCCAAGTCAGTCTGCTCCGCGACCACTGCACCCAAAAAAACACATCCCTTCTCTTCCACGGCTACGATTACTCCCGTCGTGCCATCTGGGCAGACCCGAGAACTGGCGCAAGCCCATACGTCTGGGGGCGCTCCCTCGGCTGGTTCCTCGCATCTCTCGTCCAAACATGGGACAAGCTGTCCTGCCAGGGCGTCCAACGAGGCGAACTCCTCACGCTATGCAACCTGACCAAGGACATTGCCGTCCAGCTATCCCGTTCTCTTGTCCAGTACGCTGACCCCGAAACCGGCGCGTGGTGGCAAATCGTTACGCTGCCTGGTGAAAGGGGAAACTATCTCGAGAGTTCGAGCACGGCTCTCTTTACCTTTTCCTTGCTTAAAGCGCTACGCATCGGGCTTCTTTCCGGACACCAGACGGATTATAAAAGTGCTGCGTTGAAGGCGTACGAGTATACTTTGCGCGAATTTATTACGGATACAGGCAACGGCACGATTGGGTTTAATCAGACGGTTTCTGTATGTAGCTTAaactcgacggcctcgttTGAGTATTACACCACGCGGCCGATTGTGCCGAATAGTTTATTGGGGCAGTCGGCTTTTATTTTGGCGGCGTTGGAGGTGGAGAGGTTGAGTTGAATCGTGCTGCGTCGTGTGTGCTTTGCGACTTGACATGATCAATAGTCCCTCTGAGATGCAactctttctttcttctcgaGCTTACCCACGACAGAATTTCGTTTCTTTTCCGCTGCTGATGAAAGACTACATCAGCACACTAGAGAGTTCAATTTATACATAACTAAGCCGAGTGCCTGGTGTAATTGATGCACGTGGGACGACGATTGACCAACGTCGATACTTTTACCGTCATGGTTCGCCCCTACTCCCATGCTGCCCGACCCCAAGGGTCCCCGACTCCAACGGCCGCATCTCAAGACTCTCAATGTCAGTCACCTCGTGGTGATGGACATGGCTCTTGCTCGCATTCGTTCCGCTCTGCACTAATGGGTTCCCATCGTGAATCTCCCTGTATGGCCCCATCGCATCGCTGTCGTTGACTTGAGGTTTGCGGGCCAACGACGACC
Proteins encoded:
- the gloL_2 gene encoding Highly reducing polyketide synthase gloL, translating into MDAKCHCQPAAILCWAYDSILWNGSRLSLEFRNREFERHELLGSEVPGGSDTDGNWRNLLLDDTVIVPGGAFLAMVMEAVSQTTGGSLSPGTGLEMRNSPITNMSSSETLWDFKLTIYREGVPVLHATGTIAIHESAAAEAIEPRIRLSEAELESSAKQIWYQRFGKGGLNYGPLFQSVNEIWVLRSSADKVVLGMVRLEQKSAVDGSAPARYLFHPITLEVMVQAGILATESRLQTYTASTNQGARGLARYPTLRVVWKPDVQGPELLREADLTKYLNHFLAEAHSPVGKDDGLIKLGAAISLISHRNTRLSIILELAAVLALVP
- the BOA9 gene encoding Reducing polyketide synthase BOA9, with translation MDATKSVLLDGSGAVLLASPNLNRPKLSGVTEKAVVIIEHTETGLGDSLQLAVTNTGAAAQRILFAHVTEATRLKEATAISLLEAELPLLAGITDSEMRRLKLLTGQAKNVLCVTAGDLLNGKTPQMGLAAGLSHALMLEKSSLRLMVYDTDKRAEADCEAQNLLQILTSSQMTGSDLEYVENDGTVHMARFVPDTKINALFQLAQDTTVIRLDPVHFRAIEPPPKGLAEDDIKMSVKAVGLNAKDLYLLTSKADTPGATCALEFSGVVDL
- the yteR_0 gene encoding Unsaturated rhamnogalacturonyl hydrolase YteR, which gives rise to MTAAACTSQRMSTHMLDSIVARKQGVVDSGAASSTLESGILAQAIEDIIALYPKTKCQYNRYLSSVLDIASAPLTNATIAATKPLDRFSLATAIHTALTSKVAPVTAQSQNAYQAINASLALQTRNAAGGLWYYVYPEWSYLDGMFSLLPFMSTYAPAHTNLTDMVLQVSLLRDHCTQKNTSLLFHGYDYSRRAIWADPRTGASPYVWGRSLGWFLASLVQTWDKLSCQGVQRGELLTLCNLTKDIAVQLSRSLVQYADPETGAWWQIVTLPGERGNYLESSSTALFTFSLLKALRIGLLSGHQTDYKSAALKAYEYTLREFITDTGNGTIGFNQTVSVCSLNSTASFEYYTTRPIVPNSLLGQSAFILAALEVERLS